The following DNA comes from Picosynechococcus sp. PCC 7003.
GCAATCACCTTCGCATTGCGCTTTTCAAACTCTCCCTTTAACCGGGCTACTTCGCCTAATTCGGTGGTGCACACGGGGGTAAAATCAGCGGGATGGGAAAACAAAACCACCCAACTGTCGCCAGCCCAATCATAAAAATCAATTTCCCCAATGGTGGAATCTTGGGTGAAGTTGGGGGCCACATCGCCTAACCGGAGGGACATAAACTAAACTCCTGATGTTAAATAAACTACCAAAGGATCATTATGGCCCATCTACCTGGGAAGATGCCAAGGGGGGCGATCGCCACTGGAAAATGATAAGCTGCCGTCACAGAGCGCAATATTTATTAACTTTTGTTGCCATTCTTCAGAATCAAAAAAGCCAAAGGTGACAACCAAGCCGGAAAAATGAAATAATAAGCCAGAATTTTTTACGTTAGTAGTTTCAGGCCGCCTGAAGCTTGGTATTTTACATAAATCTAAGAATTCATCAAAAAAAAGCTGGGAAAAGCCTAGGAGGAATCAATCATAATGAGTAGAGTTGTGAGTGCATTAATGGGGCTCGTCCTCATGTTCGGTTGCGCGTTCTTTAGCGTTCAACCCCAAGCCCAAGCCCTCGATTTAAGCAATGGCTTTGTTTCTGCAGCCGTGCTCGGTGAGCGTGTTAATCCCGCTGACAAGGTGCTTGAGTCAGAATATGGCAAGAAAATTGACCTAAACAACGCCAGCGTCCGTCTTTTCCGCGAGCTCCGTGGATTTTATCCCATATTAGCCAAACGCATCATCGAAAATGCCCCCTATGACAGCGTTGAAGATGTATTAAATATCCCCGACCTCAGCGAGAAGCAACTGGCACGATTAGAGGAAAATTTAGAGCGTTTCACCGTCACCCCCCCTGCTGATGTGTTTATTGATGGTGACCAACGTCTAAACACCGGTGACTATTAAGGATACAAACGAAATCTTTCCTTGCTGAGGAAAATTTTTGTGAGTCAAACCTAAACTTTAAGATACAAGTGACCTATTCCCCAGGGATAGGTTTTTTTGTGGCGATTTTTAAGATTTAGGACTCGGTTGGCACAGTCGATAAAACCGAGGCACCCACAGGGATTCCCAATGAAAGGCTCCAAAGGCCAGTACGGGAGCCAGGAGAGTCAGGAGCAAAAAACAGCCCGCCAGGGTTGACAGGGACATGGAGAAAAAATCTTGGGTCAAGCGCACCAAATCATGATCTAAAAGGCCTCCTTTCCCGACCCGGTAGGCAATGCGGAAGGTTTCGCTAGTCATGAGCTGCCCGAAAAAGGCACTATTTTCTAGAAAGCTAAAACTGGCCAACAGGGCATAGAGGGTTTGTTCGCCAGAGACATGGCAAAAGTATTTACCAAGGGCAAAGTACAGGCAAATAAAAACGGCGGCAATTTCTAAGAGGTGGCCCATGGCGATAATGGCGATTTGATCCCAACCTGTCAAGATCAGAAGGATTTGCAGGAGAGTCAGACCGGCCAAGGTAATCAGGGTGCCGCGATTGCGACGGTATTGCCAAGCGAGATAGGCGATCGCCCCGTAGAGCAGCCACAAAATAATGCTGGCGCGGCCGAGGGCGAGGGTAATGCCGCCCCCAAAGATAAAATCAAAACTCGGCACAGCGGGATAGCCAAACAGCCAATAGGCGATCGCATGGCCAATTTCGTGGACGAGGGTGAGAAAGGTATTCAGAATAAAGCGACTGGGGGGCAGCAAAAAGAGAATTAGGCCCAAGCCGCCACCAATGAGGAGTGCCTGGGGCGTATCCGGAGGCAGTGGCCGTGACCGAGGGCGCTGATAAGAGATTTGAGACGGCAAGGCACCATGGAGGGGAAAACAGGTTTTGAGGAGATATTTCTGTTGCTGGCGATGGTAGACATTGAGGTAAACTTTTTCGACGTCATCCAGGGAAAAATGCTGTAAAGCCTCCTGGATAATCTGGCAATAGTCTTGGCGATCGCGTTGGTCAATCACCGTTAACTTGATCACCAAGGCCCCAGCGGAGGGCGTAACTTTGATACTCCACAGGTAAGCCGCTAGCAGTTGCCGGAGTTTCAAGGTGAGCGCATCGTTTTTGAGGGCAGTCTTTTGGGGCGGTTCTTGGGCGCTGAGTGCTTCCGGAGAGGGTTCCCGTTCGGCTGGGGAGAGTAAGCCCGCAACGATTGTCCATTCCCAGTCGGGGGTGACTTCCCCAAAACGAAGGCCTTCAACGGTAAAGGTTTCCGTGATCGTGCGTTCCCAAATTTTTTGCCAAGGGGCGAGGATTTGTTTGGCGATCGCCTGGTCAGGGGTTGTAAAGCCTTCGAGTTGAATTTTAAGGTGTTTATCAGCCACCCGCTTGAGCATCACCCGGATCTGGTGGGGTTGAAATGCTTGCCTTAACACTTGGGCGATCGCCTGGGGATTTCCCTGTTCCGCCAACTGACGCAAATCCGACTCTTTCACAGCATCACTTATCTCAGGAGATCACTTCGATTATGCCACCAGACTCCCCTCACCACAAAAATAGGGAAAGGCAGTCTCGTCTTTCCCTATTTGTTGATGATGCAATGATTTGAAACTTCAGTCTGAAGTCCCCCTTTGAAGGGGGATTTAGGGGGATGTCCTAGGCCGCAACTGCTTTTGGCTTCTTGCTGTTACGAATCCCTTCGATCGCCTCAGCATAACTAGGTGCCTTGAAAACCGCAGAACCCGCAACAATCGCATTGGCTCCCGCATCAATGACTTGCCACGCATTCGCAGGCTTGATGCCACCATCGACTTCAATCCAAGGATCGAGGCCGCGCTCATCACACATTGCCCGCAATTTTTCGATCTTGCTAACC
Coding sequences within:
- the psbU gene encoding photosystem II complex extrinsic protein PsbU, with protein sequence MSRVVSALMGLVLMFGCAFFSVQPQAQALDLSNGFVSAAVLGERVNPADKVLESEYGKKIDLNNASVRLFRELRGFYPILAKRIIENAPYDSVEDVLNIPDLSEKQLARLEENLERFTVTPPADVFIDGDQRLNTGDY